In Persicimonas caeni, a single window of DNA contains:
- a CDS encoding GldG family protein: protein MSNETDTQKVSKTRKLVSGANAIVIIVATVGIAIALNAISSQVFSRVDLTENKIYTLSEASERAVDGLDEPVHVKAFISPDLPPPMHNLSQTVADTLDEYAAASGDKLTFEIISPEDGEEIEEDAKGFGCEKVAIGQQSEDEVSLRAVYKCVAFTQGENLEVVDDLQAAPGASLANYEYEFTKALLNLQETEPRKLAFVSGFGGPAQSPQFLQSVQPVFEQLYGDLVEVTTVDLAGEAPEVGEDVSALLILNAEQPFSDAAIFALDQYVQRGGSVGWFQSATGPDAQAQQQLMRQMQAGQLRGRNLPDVRAPLEPGLSEVFKEYGLELRADLVVDPENGVTALAATRQGLAQITQPGAFMTPELDRTLPFMRDFSALAMPVPSTIVVQPWVEEDDDVEAHRVIQTADTALRRPTPPRTFSYETLSEQAADEEQGQWTLAATLQGEMRSYYDSNPLPEGRTEADLAADKKPARLLVVGSGDFFRPVPSVGYDQQLASLGGQFFVNSVEWLIQDTALTQIRTKAMPRLLGEVPEETKHSLQFVNIAAVPAVFALIGVFMMSRRRRRRESLDRTQGRD from the coding sequence ATGTCGAACGAAACCGACACACAGAAAGTCAGCAAGACGCGAAAGCTCGTCAGCGGCGCCAACGCCATCGTGATCATCGTGGCGACGGTGGGGATTGCGATCGCGCTCAACGCCATCTCGAGCCAGGTCTTCTCGCGCGTCGACCTGACCGAGAACAAGATCTACACGCTCAGCGAGGCGAGCGAGCGGGCCGTCGACGGGCTCGACGAGCCGGTGCACGTCAAGGCGTTCATCTCGCCGGACCTGCCCCCGCCGATGCACAACCTGTCGCAGACGGTGGCCGACACCCTCGACGAGTACGCCGCCGCCAGCGGGGACAAGCTCACCTTTGAAATCATCTCGCCGGAGGACGGCGAAGAGATCGAGGAGGACGCCAAGGGCTTTGGTTGCGAGAAGGTCGCCATCGGCCAGCAGTCCGAAGACGAAGTGTCGCTGCGCGCGGTCTACAAGTGCGTGGCGTTCACCCAGGGCGAAAATCTGGAGGTCGTCGATGACCTGCAGGCCGCCCCCGGAGCGTCCCTGGCCAACTACGAGTACGAGTTCACCAAGGCGCTGCTCAACCTGCAGGAGACCGAGCCGCGCAAGCTCGCCTTCGTGTCGGGCTTCGGCGGCCCGGCCCAGAGCCCGCAGTTCTTGCAGTCGGTCCAGCCGGTCTTCGAGCAGCTGTACGGCGACCTCGTCGAGGTCACCACCGTCGACCTGGCGGGCGAGGCGCCCGAGGTGGGCGAGGATGTCTCCGCCCTGCTCATCCTCAACGCCGAGCAGCCCTTCTCGGACGCGGCGATCTTCGCGCTCGACCAGTACGTCCAGCGCGGCGGAAGCGTGGGCTGGTTCCAGTCGGCAACCGGCCCGGACGCCCAGGCCCAGCAACAACTCATGCGCCAGATGCAAGCCGGCCAGCTTCGCGGCCGCAACCTGCCCGACGTGCGCGCGCCGCTCGAGCCGGGCCTGAGCGAGGTCTTCAAGGAGTACGGCCTCGAGCTTCGCGCCGACCTGGTCGTCGACCCCGAAAACGGCGTCACCGCCCTGGCCGCCACCCGCCAGGGCCTGGCCCAGATCACCCAGCCGGGCGCGTTCATGACCCCGGAGCTCGACCGTACGCTACCGTTCATGCGCGACTTCAGCGCCCTGGCGATGCCCGTCCCCTCGACGATCGTGGTGCAACCGTGGGTCGAAGAAGACGACGACGTCGAAGCCCACCGCGTCATCCAGACCGCCGACACGGCCCTGCGCCGCCCCACCCCGCCGCGCACGTTCAGCTACGAGACGCTGAGCGAACAAGCCGCCGACGAAGAACAGGGCCAATGGACCCTCGCCGCCACGCTGCAGGGCGAGATGCGAAGCTACTACGACAGCAACCCGCTCCCCGAAGGCCGCACCGAAGCCGACCTCGCCGCGGACAAGAAACCCGCACGCCTGCTCGTCGTCGGCAGCGGCGACTTCTTCCGCCCGGTCCCCTCGGTCGGCTACGACCAGCAACTGGCCAGCCTGGGCGGCCAATTCTTCGTCAACAGCGTCGAGTGGCTCATCCAGGACACCGCCCTGACCCAGATCCGCACCAAGGCGATGCCGCGGCTTCTGGGAGAGGTCCCCGAAGAGACCAAACACTCGCTGCAATTCGTCAACATCGCAGCCGTCCCGGCGGTCTTCGCCCTCATCGGCGTGTTCATGATGTCGAGGAGGCGACGCCGGCGTGAGTCGCTCGATCGAACCCAAGGGAGGGATTAA
- the gshB gene encoding glutathione synthase, which translates to MQIGFVMDPIASVNINADTTFAFMLAAQERGHEVYFLKMEDLAAEGDEAWGIMQHCQVRRVAGDHYELDSPQYEPLHALDAIFMRKDPPFDVPYLHAAHMLELAEEKGCFVINKPNGLRAANEKLYALHFAELIPDTVVTRSAERIHGFLDDHEGRCIIKPIDGHGGEGIFVLERDDKNLNALIEVATDHERKKIICQSYIPEIREGDKRILMLDGEPLGGILRVPAETEHRGNIHVGGTVKKVELTERDREICEKVGERLRQDGIWFAGIDVIGEFLTEVNVTSPTGIQEMSRLNGVDGAGDVIGFIEGRVA; encoded by the coding sequence ATGCAAATCGGCTTCGTCATGGACCCCATCGCGTCGGTGAACATCAACGCCGACACCACCTTCGCCTTCATGCTCGCCGCCCAAGAGCGCGGCCACGAGGTGTACTTCTTGAAGATGGAGGACCTCGCCGCCGAGGGTGACGAAGCCTGGGGCATCATGCAGCACTGCCAGGTGCGCCGGGTGGCCGGAGACCACTACGAGCTCGACTCGCCGCAGTACGAGCCGCTGCACGCCCTCGACGCGATCTTCATGCGCAAGGACCCGCCCTTCGACGTGCCCTACCTGCACGCCGCGCACATGCTCGAGTTGGCCGAGGAGAAGGGCTGCTTCGTCATCAACAAGCCCAACGGCCTGCGCGCGGCCAACGAGAAGCTGTACGCGCTGCACTTCGCCGAGCTCATCCCCGACACCGTCGTCACCCGCAGCGCCGAGCGCATCCACGGCTTCCTCGACGACCACGAGGGCCGCTGCATCATCAAGCCCATCGACGGCCACGGCGGCGAGGGCATCTTCGTGCTCGAGCGCGACGACAAAAACCTCAACGCCCTCATCGAGGTCGCGACCGACCACGAGCGCAAAAAGATCATCTGCCAGAGCTATATCCCCGAGATCCGCGAGGGCGACAAACGCATCCTCATGCTCGACGGCGAACCCCTGGGCGGCATCCTGCGCGTGCCCGCCGAGACCGAGCACCGCGGCAACATCCACGTGGGCGGCACGGTCAAGAAGGTCGAGCTGACCGAGCGCGACCGTGAGATCTGCGAGAAGGTCGGCGAGCGCCTGCGCCAGGACGGCATCTGGTTCGCCGGCATCGACGTCATCGGGGAGTTTTTGACCGAGGTCAATGTGACGAGCCCGACTGGCATTCAAGAGATGAGCCGGCTGAACGGGGTCGACGGGGCTGGGGATGTGATTGGGTTTATCGAGGGGCGGGTGGCGTAG
- a CDS encoding phosphatase domain-containing protein: MTDGKHIQDVEVDELPVRHIFRWDLDKTYLRTEFDTVRDLIRTALQKPEEKVNVPGAVALLRELTREKEQTRALVTFISGSPSQMRNTLERKFELDGIRPDAFILKPTLKNILTGRFRAVRGQVGYKLDSLLRLRAMSQIAPETLFGDDAEQDAFIYSLYADLAAGTVDEEQLVAILDEAEVYDVTAESILSHFANTRVHDNVQRIFIHLDRRSAPGRFWVFGPRLIPIINYFQAALVLYADEVIAADGLIRVASEMIERDDYGLVELANSLQDLARRRHVDMSVLDRLADEWEHAEHQKALPPGFLERLITRVRALSPRVQNVTREWEGPVDYIEVLRADRKMRESVQPKKGLFS, translated from the coding sequence GTGACTGACGGTAAGCACATCCAGGACGTCGAAGTCGACGAGCTACCCGTTCGGCACATCTTTCGGTGGGATCTCGACAAGACCTACCTGCGCACCGAGTTCGACACGGTGCGCGACCTGATTCGCACCGCGCTGCAAAAGCCCGAGGAGAAGGTTAACGTGCCTGGGGCGGTGGCGCTGTTGCGCGAGCTGACCCGCGAGAAGGAGCAGACCCGCGCGCTGGTCACCTTCATCTCGGGCAGCCCCTCGCAGATGCGCAACACCCTCGAGCGCAAATTCGAACTCGACGGCATCCGCCCCGATGCGTTCATCCTCAAGCCCACCCTCAAGAATATCCTGACCGGACGCTTCCGCGCCGTGCGCGGGCAGGTCGGCTACAAGCTCGACTCGCTGCTCCGGCTGCGCGCGATGAGCCAGATCGCCCCGGAGACGCTGTTCGGCGACGACGCCGAGCAGGACGCCTTCATCTACTCGCTGTACGCCGACCTGGCCGCCGGCACCGTCGACGAGGAGCAACTCGTCGCCATCTTGGACGAGGCCGAGGTCTACGACGTCACCGCCGAGTCGATCCTGAGCCACTTCGCCAACACGCGCGTTCACGACAACGTCCAGCGCATCTTCATCCACCTCGACCGCCGCTCGGCGCCGGGGCGCTTCTGGGTCTTCGGCCCCCGCCTCATCCCGATCATCAACTACTTCCAGGCCGCGCTTGTTTTGTATGCCGACGAGGTCATCGCCGCCGACGGCCTCATCCGCGTCGCCTCCGAGATGATCGAGCGCGACGACTACGGCCTGGTCGAACTCGCCAACAGCCTCCAAGACCTCGCCCGCCGCCGCCACGTCGACATGAGCGTCCTCGACCGCCTCGCCGACGAGTGGGAGCACGCCGAGCACCAAAAGGCCTTGCCGCCCGGCTTCTTAGAGCGTCTGATTACTCGTGTGAGGGCGCTGAGCCCGCGCGTGCAGAACGTCACGCGAGAGTGGGAGGGTCCGGTGGATTATATCGAGGTGTTGCGGGCGGATCGGAAGATGCGCGAGTCGGTGCAGCCTAAGAAGGGACTCTTTTCGTAG
- a CDS encoding PAS domain-containing sensor histidine kinase — translation MTQRRETEPHIVARKTRWLLDAAPTIAGGLILAVAIVVLVVGWIFGVPAAQRIAPGLASMKANTAVGFILLSGALLTLVHWKGNAGRWVTRLAALAAVVLGAATLSQDLWGINLGIDTLIAEDPHSVLTWHPGRMSPGTAIGFMLTGVALTAYASPWRRARRLADGLTFWVGVIGLLAIIGYVYNLERLYEVAPFNSMAVHTAVSFCVLACGLVSFDWREGPAEVLARDSVEGALSRRLVPTGLLVPAVLGVVFLLGENTGLYGPHFSLALLALSTGIIFVVLVWRTGVVIESIDERRRVSEHRFRELADAMPQIVWSAGSDGQPDYVNQRWREVMKPHNGDALAQWRQMLHPCDRDEWSERWQASIASGEPFEMEYRVRVAPDTWQWHLGRAVRVEPRDDEPRWYATSTDIDHQKRVQEHLDEASRQKDDFMAILGHELRNPIASIMSSVEFLLAHESAASQQRFLEIIERQTGHMAGLIEDLVDLASISRGEYPLRPVQLDVADLVEQVVEDVAAQADDHDHELVVEVDRPTPLVADPLRLQQVVRNLVDNAIKYSPDGSRIEVSVENADEDGEVVLRVADNGQGIEPQALPFIFDLFMQTERSLDRPGGGLGVGLALVKRLAEMHGGCVEAHSEGVGEGAEFVIRLPKGRLTPQEQVAAHSAEATPSRPAPGR, via the coding sequence ATGACACAGCGTCGCGAGACCGAGCCACACATCGTAGCGCGCAAGACGCGTTGGCTGCTCGATGCCGCGCCCACGATCGCCGGAGGACTCATCTTGGCCGTCGCCATCGTGGTGCTGGTCGTCGGCTGGATCTTCGGAGTGCCCGCAGCTCAACGCATCGCCCCCGGCCTGGCAAGTATGAAGGCCAACACGGCAGTCGGCTTCATTCTGTTGTCGGGGGCCCTGCTCACCCTCGTGCACTGGAAGGGAAACGCCGGCCGATGGGTGACACGGCTGGCCGCGCTGGCGGCGGTGGTGCTCGGGGCTGCGACGCTGAGCCAGGACCTGTGGGGCATCAACCTGGGCATCGACACCCTCATCGCCGAAGACCCCCACTCGGTGTTGACGTGGCATCCCGGCCGCATGTCGCCGGGCACGGCCATCGGCTTCATGTTGACCGGCGTGGCGCTCACCGCATACGCCTCGCCGTGGCGCCGTGCCCGCAGGCTCGCCGACGGGTTGACCTTCTGGGTGGGCGTCATCGGTCTGTTGGCGATCATCGGCTATGTATACAACCTGGAGCGCCTCTATGAGGTGGCACCGTTCAATTCGATGGCGGTGCATACGGCGGTCAGCTTCTGCGTGCTGGCGTGCGGACTGGTCAGCTTCGACTGGCGCGAAGGCCCCGCCGAAGTCTTGGCGCGCGACAGCGTCGAAGGTGCCCTCTCCAGACGCCTGGTGCCCACCGGCCTGCTGGTGCCGGCTGTGCTCGGCGTAGTGTTCCTGCTCGGAGAAAACACAGGTCTGTACGGCCCCCACTTCTCCTTGGCGCTGCTGGCGTTGAGCACCGGGATCATCTTCGTTGTGCTCGTCTGGCGCACCGGGGTGGTCATCGAGTCGATCGACGAGCGGCGCCGCGTCAGCGAGCACCGCTTTCGCGAGTTGGCCGACGCGATGCCTCAAATCGTCTGGTCGGCAGGGTCCGACGGCCAGCCTGACTACGTCAACCAGCGCTGGCGTGAAGTGATGAAGCCCCACAACGGCGATGCTCTGGCTCAATGGCGACAAATGCTCCACCCCTGCGACCGAGACGAGTGGAGCGAACGCTGGCAAGCCTCGATCGCGTCGGGCGAGCCTTTCGAGATGGAGTATCGGGTCCGGGTCGCGCCGGATACATGGCAGTGGCACCTGGGGCGAGCCGTGCGCGTCGAGCCCCGAGACGACGAGCCGCGCTGGTACGCCACGAGCACCGACATCGACCACCAAAAGCGCGTCCAAGAGCACCTCGACGAGGCGTCCCGTCAAAAGGACGACTTCATGGCCATTCTGGGCCACGAGCTGCGCAATCCCATCGCCTCGATCATGAGCAGCGTCGAGTTTCTCCTGGCCCACGAGTCGGCGGCGAGCCAACAGAGGTTCCTCGAGATCATCGAGCGGCAAACCGGCCACATGGCCGGACTGATCGAGGACCTGGTCGACCTGGCCAGTATCAGTCGAGGGGAGTATCCGCTGCGCCCGGTGCAGCTCGACGTGGCCGACTTGGTCGAGCAAGTCGTCGAGGATGTGGCCGCGCAGGCCGACGACCACGACCACGAGCTGGTCGTCGAGGTCGACCGACCCACGCCCCTGGTCGCCGACCCGCTTCGCCTGCAGCAAGTCGTGCGCAACCTGGTCGACAACGCCATCAAATACTCACCTGACGGCAGCCGCATCGAGGTGTCGGTGGAGAATGCAGACGAGGACGGAGAAGTCGTCCTGCGGGTGGCCGACAACGGCCAAGGCATCGAGCCGCAAGCGCTCCCGTTTATCTTCGACCTGTTCATGCAGACGGAGCGCAGCCTCGATCGGCCCGGCGGGGGTCTGGGTGTGGGGTTGGCGCTGGTCAAACGCCTGGCCGAGATGCACGGAGGTTGCGTCGAGGCGCATAGCGAAGGCGTGGGCGAGGGAGCCGAGTTCGTCATACGCCTGCCGAAAGGACGCCTGACGCCCCAGGAGCAAGTGGCAGCGCACTCCGCCGAAGCTACTCCTTCTCGGCCAGCGCCCGGGCGATGA